A part of Deltaproteobacteria bacterium genomic DNA contains:
- a CDS encoding Rieske 2Fe-2S domain-containing protein, producing the protein MEAFRSTNKDIPRVGRGTPGGEWLRRYWLAVGTEAELHDVPQAVRVLGEDLVLFRDLRGRLGLIGRDCSHRGSSLEYGDVEEHGIRCPYHGWLYDVAGNCLEQPSEPPETSFCAKVKHPAYPVRTLGGLIFAYMGRDPDNPPPLPNYSPLVDHGGQRLVESTRHFDYNWFNFYENSADPCHVWILHSRSAYGEQTWGGSFFSAKSPPAYEPVETPYGMKIVMSKPGPAEGTEFVDEMSLGLPSILQVGDTEFVHARVEPEVLEKVGSNYEHFMFLTPNDDDHFMLFTVDYYTGPDPDIFERLAKMRKREAPKGEVKPYDTRPLMPFRGNIRQEDIVTQGTQRLLGEREERLGTSDRGVIMLRRMIRDAIDAVAAGREPKALRLEENAEGLVKLDSFVGVRPSEPGPR; encoded by the coding sequence GTGGAAGCCTTCAGAAGCACCAACAAGGACATCCCCCGCGTGGGGCGCGGCACGCCGGGCGGCGAGTGGCTGCGGCGCTACTGGCTGGCGGTGGGCACCGAGGCGGAGCTGCACGACGTCCCCCAGGCGGTGCGGGTGCTGGGGGAGGACCTTGTGCTGTTCCGCGACCTCCGGGGACGGCTGGGGCTCATCGGCCGGGACTGCTCGCACCGGGGCTCGTCGCTGGAATACGGCGACGTCGAGGAGCACGGCATCCGCTGCCCCTACCACGGCTGGCTCTACGATGTTGCGGGCAACTGCCTGGAGCAGCCGTCCGAACCGCCGGAGACCAGCTTCTGCGCCAAGGTGAAGCATCCGGCCTATCCCGTGCGAACGCTGGGCGGGCTCATCTTCGCCTACATGGGGCGGGACCCCGACAATCCGCCGCCGCTGCCCAACTACTCCCCGCTGGTGGACCACGGCGGGCAGCGGCTGGTGGAGAGCACGCGCCACTTCGACTACAACTGGTTCAACTTCTACGAGAACAGCGCCGACCCCTGCCACGTGTGGATACTGCACAGCCGCAGCGCCTATGGCGAGCAGACCTGGGGCGGCTCGTTCTTCAGCGCCAAGAGCCCGCCGGCCTACGAGCCGGTGGAGACGCCCTACGGCATGAAGATCGTCATGTCCAAGCCCGGTCCGGCGGAAGGCACCGAGTTCGTCGACGAGATGAGCCTGGGGTTGCCGAGCATCCTGCAGGTGGGCGACACCGAGTTCGTGCACGCGCGGGTGGAGCCGGAAGTGCTGGAGAAGGTGGGCTCCAACTACGAGCACTTCATGTTCCTCACGCCCAACGACGACGACCACTTCATGCTCTTCACCGTGGACTACTACACCGGCCCGGACCCGGACATCTTCGAGCGGCTGGCGAAGATGCGGAAGCGCGAGGCCCCCAAGGGCGAGGTCAAGCCCTACGACACGCGTCCGCTCATGCCCTTCCGCGGCAACATCCGCCAGGAAGACATCGTCACGCAAGGCACCCAGCGGCTCCTGGGCGAGCGCGAGGAGCGTCTCGGCACCTCCGACCGCGGCGTCATCATGCTGCGCCGCATGATCCGCGACGCCATCGACGCCGTGGCCGCGGGCCGGGAGCCCAAGGCGCTGCGGCTGGAGGAGAACGCCGAGGGGTTGGTGAAGCTCGACTCGTTCGTGGGCGTGAGACCCAGCGAACCTGGACCCCGATAG
- a CDS encoding NAD(P)-dependent oxidoreductase, with translation MPRVVVTGGSGRLGQQAIGHLLEHGCEVLSLDIVPPPAKLCDSWLCDLRRPGDLYEAFKGADAAIHLGAYQAPNLAPDCETFGNNVSATYNVLKAAVDLGVPRVVCASSIAAYGFLYAPRIWAPDYLPLDEAYPCRPQDPYALSKVFGEQLADSCTGYSDITVVSLRFSGVNFDLAYEELPRRWADPGVRMGTFWSYVDARDAAVACRLALEAPLSGHEVFNIAAPTSRYPEPTDELVRRYIPGTKIREGYSGHWGGLDVTKAANTLGFKAAHVWRDYLNADGTAKTTVPSERG, from the coding sequence ATGCCCAGGGTCGTGGTCACGGGCGGGAGCGGGCGCCTCGGACAGCAGGCCATCGGCCATCTGCTGGAGCACGGCTGCGAGGTCCTGAGCCTGGACATCGTGCCGCCGCCGGCGAAGCTGTGCGACTCCTGGCTGTGCGACCTGCGCCGCCCGGGCGATCTTTACGAAGCCTTCAAGGGCGCCGACGCCGCCATCCACCTGGGCGCCTACCAGGCCCCTAACCTGGCGCCCGACTGCGAGACCTTCGGCAACAACGTCAGCGCCACCTACAACGTGCTCAAGGCCGCCGTGGACCTGGGCGTGCCGCGGGTCGTGTGCGCGTCGAGCATCGCCGCCTACGGCTTCCTTTACGCTCCCAGGATCTGGGCGCCCGACTACCTGCCCCTGGACGAGGCGTACCCGTGCCGGCCCCAGGACCCCTACGCCCTCTCGAAGGTGTTCGGCGAGCAGCTTGCCGATTCCTGCACGGGCTACAGCGACATCACGGTGGTGAGCCTCCGCTTCAGCGGCGTCAACTTCGACCTGGCCTACGAGGAGTTGCCGCGGCGCTGGGCCGACCCTGGGGTGCGGATGGGAACGTTCTGGAGCTATGTGGACGCGCGTGACGCCGCCGTCGCCTGCCGCCTGGCCCTGGAGGCGCCTTTGTCGGGGCACGAGGTCTTCAACATCGCCGCGCCCACGAGCCGCTACCCGGAGCCGACGGACGAGCTGGTGCGGCGATACATCCCCGGCACGAAGATCAGGGAAGGCTATTCAGGCCATTGGGGCGGCCTCGACGTCACCAAGGCGGCGAACACCCTGGGGTTCAAGGCCGCCCACGTCT